The Brassica napus cultivar Da-Ae chromosome C1, Da-Ae, whole genome shotgun sequence DNA segment TATGTCTCATATCCTACTTTTTGATGGAAAGTAATTACTTATGTCTGATTTACAAAGAGGGAAGCGTTCTAAATTTAGATATTACAGTATCCCCTGTCGCCTTAGCTGGTAATTTTAGTGATTATATGACAATTTAGTAGTCCTCTTGGAAGGGTCAGCGGCTTGAAATTTTGTGTCAACTATTCGAGCGCTTACACATTTTACTAACTGAGTGATCTCTTCTTTCAAATGGACTGACTGAGTGATCTCTTCTTCCAaatggatgtaactttttggcTGTCAGCTTTCTTTTCTCAGTAAATATGATGAAGATGTGAACGGCTACTTTGTCCTGTTGTTGCTTTAACAGCTCTTTTTGCAATTTGGTCGCGTGGAGGATGTCTATCTCATGCGTGATGAATATAGACAGAGTCGTGGTATGTCTGGTAACTGCTACTAGATTCTATAAATTGTTTGATGGTGTTGATATGGTCAAACTGTTTTTGACACTCATTTAGGATGCGGGTTTGTTAAATATTCAAGCAAAGAGACGGCCATGGCAGCTATCGATGGTCTCAATGGAACTTATACCATGAGAGTAAGCTGTGAATCACATGAGTATCTCACTTTCTCTCATTATCCCCTCTAGACCTGTTTTGTTTACTGGCCTCTTTCCCTTCTCCAGGGTTGCAATCAGCCGTTGATTGTTCGGTTTGCTGATCCAAAGAGGCCTAAACCGGGCGAGTCAAGGTATTGCCTTGGAGACTATATTTTGAATTCATTATAATGctaatatcaaaaaaattgtgtcTACTGTCATTGTTTGTTCTATTGAGTTACATTTATGAGAATCTTTTGGGGCATGGGTGGAGGAGAGCTGCGAACCTTATTCCTTCTCCAGTTATTACTTGAATGCGATGAATTTCTTTCTATATATCCATAACTAGTTTCTGTTTCCAGGGAAGTGGCACATCCTGTTGGACTTTGTTCAGGGCCTCGTTTTCAAGCTTCAGGACCAAGGTGACTGGGGTGAAAGGAGATCGTTGTTTTTGTCatcaattaattatatattttgactaAACCTGGTCTCCTTATCTTCATTTGTTAGGCCTACATCTAACCTTGGTGACCTTAGTGTGGATGTGAGCCACACAAATCCTTGGCGTCCTATGAATTCACCAAACATGGGGCCACCTGGTAACACTGGGATCCGTGGTACCGGAAGTGACTTGGCTCCTAGGCCAGGTCAAGCCACATTACCTTCAAATCAGGTAAGAACAGCTTGATGATCATGTATATTATCTTATATGTACACACCCAATCACACATAAAGTAATCGGGCATAAGGTTTTACATGTATTGTGTGAGTAGGACGAACATAATTTATATGCTGCACATATATGAGCGTATGGACTCTTGAAAAGAAGCATGAAGTTCCGACCTTCCAGCTTTTCATATGATGCAGCAAACTTGATGTGTTTTGCATTGAAATGATATGGCTTTGATTTGCATTTTGTCAGTTTCTAAGGAGTTTTTTTCTTCAATAATTTCTACTTCTGATGTTAGCTTTATTTGTGGCATTCTATAATGTTAGGGAGGTCCATTGGGTGGTTATGTTGTTCCTGCCATTAACCCTCTACCAGTCTCATCCTCTGCCACATCGCAACAGGTACTTCAGCTGAATTTTTCCAATAAAGAAAATCTGAAAATGTTGTGTTGATCAGTTAATTTCAACTGTTTCTATTCCATAGCAAAACCGGGGAGCTGGCCAGCATATGTCACCATTACAAAAACCTCTTCACAGTCCACAGGATGTGCCCCTTCGACCACAAACTAATTTCCCTGGGGCCCAAGCATCCTTGCAGAATCCTTATGGTTATAGCAGCCAGTTGCCTACTTCTCAGCTGCGGCCACAACAAAACGTCACTCCTGCAACAGCTCCTCAAGCTCCTTTGAACATCAACCTACGGCCAACACCTGTATCTTCTGCAACTGATCAATTGCGCCCTCGTGCTCAGCAGCCACCGCCACAAAAGATGCAACATCCTCCTTCTGAGCTAGTTCAGCTCTTGTCACAACAGACTCAGACTCTACAAGCAACCTTCCAATCATCTCAGCAAGCATTTTCTCAACTGCAGCAGCAGGTGCAGTCCATGCAGcaaccaaaccaaaaattacCAGGCTCACAGACTGGCCATGGTAAACAGCAGGTACAAACATAGTTCCCTGTTGCATCTGTCCAGTCCAGTTCCTCAgctgtttttgttgttttaactTACAATTATTTCCTGATGTCTAAGTATTCAATCCTTCATATATTTTAGTAGTCCCtcttttttattatgtttttctcGGTTGCTTCTCTATCAGTGGGCTGGATCTGCAATTCCGACAGTTGTTAGCACCACTGCTTCTACACCAGTTAGCTATATGCAAACAGCTGCACCTGCAGCAACTCAGAGTGTTGTTTCTCGCAAATGTAACTGGACCGAGCATACCTCGCCTGATGGATTTAAGTATTATTACAACGGTCAAACCGGTGAAAGCAAGGTGAGAAACGTGGTTCCTCTTTAGTTATGTTCTCTTGTGAGTTTCAGGAGGATTCCTTGTATTTGCTGTGCTATTTATTATCCTTGAACATGTATATGTATAgatttcatatttgaagttcaTCAATACGTGTCGTAATATAATTGACTTTTGCAGTGGGAAAAACCTGAGGAAATGGTATTGTTCGAACGTCAGCAACAGCAGCCAACTATAAATCAGCCCCAGACCCAATCACAGCAGGCTCTTTATTCCCAGCCGATGCAGCAACAACCACAACAGGTTCACCAGCAATATCAGGGCCAATATGTACAGCAGCCTATTTATTCTTCAGTGGTTGGTTCTGTTTTCTTGCTGCTTACATCCATATAGTTTTCTCACATGGTCTCTAACTTGAATATGTATTCTTTTCCATTTGGAGTTGCAGTATCCAACTCCAGGGGTCAGCCAGAATGCTCAGGTgtatatttagttaaattattTGCTTATCTTTCATTTCAGAATTTGATCATTGAGTTACCAATCTAGTGGTATAAGGAGACGGGCCACTTTATGCAATAAACCATGGTTTTACAAGCGTTTTGAATATACAGATACAAACATCTAAATttgatcatttcaaaatttgatcATCGAGTTCCCTTTTCAATGCAGTATCCGCCGCCATTGGGAGTTAGTCAAAATAGCCAGGTACATATTTGAACCTTATTTCACGTGGGACTAATTGAAATTCGATTTTGATATGCATTTCATAAATGTGAAGATTTGATGAGTGGTCGTTTTGGTAGCGTTTTAGAAAACGATATGCATATATTCTCTAgttgaatatttcttttttctgGAACATGCAGTTTCCTATGTCAGGCACCGGTCAAAATGCTCAGGTACATATTATATCATGCATCATATCTTCTGATTAAC contains these protein-coding regions:
- the LOC106367467 gene encoding flowering time control protein FCA gives rise to the protein MSRFGEDDEGFSRRRRRGNSPSNYQVGIGDRGGGDRRWEDDGPTDRNFHREGVGGGFRPMNAPPGRVDFQPMGYGFDGGFPPMSRDGGFRPNVPVNFPPSESPDAGGYSGGRGFQSTGPDYSVRLTSPPIQQPLSGQKRGRPLSEQSSFTGTDFTDRSSMVKLFVGSVPRTATEEEVRPFFEQHGNVLEVAFIKDKRTGQQQGCCFVKYATSEDADRAIRALHNQITLPGGTGLVQVRYADGERERIGAVEFKLFVGSLNKQATENEVEELFLQFGRVEDVYLMRDEYRQSRGCGFVKYSSKETAMAAIDGLNGTYTMRGCNQPLIVRFADPKRPKPGESREVAHPVGLCSGPRFQASGPRPTSNLGDLSVDVSHTNPWRPMNSPNMGPPGNTGIRGTGSDLAPRPGQATLPSNQGGPLGGYVVPAINPLPVSSSATSQQQNRGAGQHMSPLQKPLHSPQDVPLRPQTNFPGAQASLQNPYGYSSQLPTSQLRPQQNVTPATAPQAPLNINLRPTPVSSATDQLRPRAQQPPPQKMQHPPSELVQLLSQQTQTLQATFQSSQQAFSQLQQQVQSMQQPNQKLPGSQTGHGKQQWAGSAIPTVVSTTASTPVSYMQTAAPAATQSVVSRKCNWTEHTSPDGFKYYYNGQTGESKWEKPEEMVLFERQQQQPTINQPQTQSQQALYSQPMQQQPQQVHQQYQGQYVQQPIYSSVYPTPGVSQNAQYPPPLGVSQNSQFPMSGTGQNAQEFGRTDTPVGVASINNPSRTQQVHERRS